Proteins found in one Synechococcus sp. LA31 genomic segment:
- a CDS encoding sulfotransferase, with protein sequence MPPRIAFQSSLPRSGSTLLSNIVGQNPEFHVTPTSGLLDLLYTARSQFSRGEEFKAQNRDEMERAFIGFCRGGLEGYASALTSKPWLLDKSRGWGVHYTFLDAFYPNPKIVCMLRDPVDILCSMERNYRKATLRDPGLVNHSEMLNTSLEKRLDHWVVTPPVGLAMERLLEILRHGIDQQMLFIRYEDLCANPGQELERFYAYLGLPSYEDHDFNNVEQITVEDDEVYGVFGDHTIRRKVEPQPSRGEEVLCAHLCDWIRQRYGWFYERFGSAPA encoded by the coding sequence ATGCCGCCGCGGATCGCTTTTCAGTCGTCGTTGCCGCGCTCAGGGTCGACGTTGCTCAGCAACATCGTGGGGCAGAATCCCGAGTTTCATGTGACACCGACATCGGGGTTGCTGGATCTCCTCTACACAGCCCGAAGCCAGTTCAGCCGGGGCGAGGAATTCAAAGCGCAAAACCGCGATGAAATGGAGCGGGCCTTCATCGGATTCTGCCGCGGCGGGCTGGAGGGCTATGCCTCGGCGCTGACAAGCAAGCCTTGGCTCCTGGACAAAAGCCGCGGTTGGGGGGTGCACTACACGTTTTTGGATGCCTTTTATCCAAACCCAAAGATCGTGTGCATGCTGCGCGATCCGGTGGACATTCTCTGCTCGATGGAACGTAATTACCGCAAGGCCACGCTGCGGGATCCAGGCCTGGTGAACCACAGCGAGATGTTGAACACCAGCCTGGAGAAACGCCTGGATCATTGGGTGGTGACGCCACCAGTGGGGCTGGCGATGGAGCGGCTACTGGAGATCCTGCGTCATGGCATCGATCAGCAGATGTTGTTCATTCGCTATGAGGATCTCTGTGCCAACCCCGGCCAAGAGCTGGAACGCTTTTATGCCTACCTGGGGTTGCCGTCTTACGAAGACCACGATTTCAACAATGTGGAGCAAATCACGGTGGAAGATGATGAGGTGTATGGCGTGTTCGGCGATCACACAATCCGTCGAAAGGTAGAGCCTCAACCGAGCCGCGGAGAAGAGGTACTATGCGCACACCTCTGCGACTGGATTCGCCAGCGGTATGGCTGGTTTTATGAGCGGTTTGGCTCTGCACCAGCATGA
- a CDS encoding MlaD family protein: protein MSPTIPPNSLRERYVFLGSGLVLAVALVVGMAREQQWGTRWVLLHLLSSNAEGLRSGQDVRISGIPVGKVQALQLEPNAKVKVTLRVQEQHADLIGPKSMASLGQEGVVGDHFVIISADPQATEPGAKLAERTLPYVQPVAINNLMHRLIDTQTELLATLKNTTRLTSHEIPATLRGINKLASTLERETATTTPQLRQTLQQLRSTGSSAEQTSRQAQQLLQQSQPLLLSTLQDLERVASSSRKILQTVQQLLGLSDETPKSSD from the coding sequence ATGAGTCCCACCATCCCCCCGAACAGCCTCCGCGAGCGCTATGTGTTCTTGGGTTCCGGCCTGGTGCTGGCAGTTGCGTTGGTGGTGGGGATGGCACGCGAACAGCAATGGGGCACACGCTGGGTGTTGTTGCATCTGTTGAGCAGCAATGCCGAAGGGCTGCGTTCCGGGCAGGACGTGCGCATTTCAGGCATCCCCGTGGGCAAGGTGCAGGCCCTACAGCTCGAACCCAATGCCAAGGTGAAAGTCACCCTGCGGGTGCAAGAACAGCATGCTGATCTGATTGGCCCCAAAAGCATGGCCAGCCTTGGCCAAGAAGGCGTTGTGGGTGATCACTTCGTGATCATCAGCGCGGATCCACAGGCCACTGAACCTGGCGCCAAATTGGCAGAGCGCACCTTGCCCTATGTGCAACCCGTGGCGATCAACAACCTGATGCATCGCTTGATCGACACGCAAACCGAACTGCTGGCGACGCTCAAAAACACAACGCGCCTCACCAGCCATGAGATCCCCGCCACCCTTCGCGGGATCAACAAGCTGGCCTCCACGCTAGAACGGGAAACGGCAACCACCACACCTCAGCTGCGGCAGACACTGCAACAGCTGCGTTCAACCGGCAGCAGCGCCGAGCAAACCTCCCGCCAAGCTCAGCAACTCCTGCAACAGAGCCAGCCCTTATTGCTCAGCACACTGCAAGACCTCGAACGCGTGGCCAGCAGCAGCCGCAAGATTCTTCAAACCGTGCAGCAGCTGCTGGGGCTGAGTGATGAAACGCCTAAAAGCTCAGATTGA